In the genome of Monodelphis domestica isolate mMonDom1 chromosome 2, mMonDom1.pri, whole genome shotgun sequence, one region contains:
- the ADIPOR1 gene encoding adiponectin receptor protein 1 gives MSSSKGSAVGPGNGAPASNRETDTVELAELGPLLIEKGKRMTPSSTKVEEEQTCPVPQEEEEEVRVLTLPLQAHHAMEKMEEFVYKVWEGRWRVIPYDVLPDWLKDNDYLLHGHRPPMPSFRACFKSIFRIHTETGNIWTHLLGFVLFLFLGILTMLRPNMYFMAPLQEKVVFGMFFLGAVLCLSFSWLFHTVYCHSEKVSRTFSKLDYSGIALLIMGSFVPWLYYSFYCSPQPRLIYLSIVCVLGISAIIVAQWDRFATPKHRQTRAGVFLGLGLSGVVPTMHFTIAEGFVKATTVGQMGWFFLMAVMYITGAGLYAARIPERFFPGKFDIWFQSHQIFHVLVVAAAFVHFYGVSNLQEFRYGLEGGCTDDSLL, from the exons ATGTCTTCCAGTAAAGGATCTGCGGTGGGTCCGGGCAATGGGGCACCAGCCAGTAACCGAGAAACCGATACAGTGGAGCTGGCTGAGCTCGGACCCCTGCTGATAGAGAAGGGTAAACGAATGACCCCCAGTTCCACCAAA GTTGAAGAAGAACAAACATGTCCAGTACcccaagaagaagaggaagaggtgaGGGTACTGACATTGCCTCTACAAGCCCACCATGCCATGGAGAAGATGGAGGAGTTTGTATATAAG GTATGGGAAGGACGCTGGCGGGTCATTCCATATGATGTGCTCCCTGACTGGCTCAAGGATAATGACTACCTTCTACATGGTCACAGACCACCCATGCCTTCCTTTCGTGCCTGTTTTAAGAGCATCTTTCGGATCCACACTGAGACTGGCAATATTTGGACCCATCTGCTTG GTTTTGTGCTGTTTCTCTTTTTGGGAATCTTGACCATGCTCAGACCAAATATGTACTTCATGGCCCCTCTGCAGGAGAAAGTGGTTTTTGGGATGTTTTTTCTGGGTGCTGTGCTCTGCCTCAGCTTCTCCTGGCTCTTTCACACCGTCTATTGTCATTCAGAAAAAGTCTCTCGGACATTTTCCAA ATTGGATTATTCAGGGATTGCTCTACTGATCATGGGGAGCTTTGTCCCCTGGCTCTATTACTCGTTCTACTGCTCTCCACAGCCACGGCTCATCTACCTCTCCATTGTCTGTGTCCTGGGCATCTCTGCCATCATTGTAGCCCAGTGGGACCGGTTTGCCACACCCAAACACCGGCAAACAAGAGCAG GTGTGTTCTTGGGACTTGGTTTGAGTGGGGTTGTGCCCACCATGCACTTCACTATTGCAGAAGGCTTTGTCAAGGCCACAACAGTGGGCCAGATGGGGTGGTTCTTTCTCATGGCTGTGATGTACATCACTGGAGCTGGGCTGTATGCTGCCCGAATCCCCGAACGCTTCTTTCCTGGCAAATTTGATATATGG TTCCAGTCACATCAGATCTTCCATGTCCTGGTGGTGGCAGCAGCCTTTGTCCACTTTTATGGCGTCTCTAACCTTCAGGAATTCCGTTATGGCCTTGAAGGCGGCTGCACTGATGACTCCCTTCTCTGA